The region TTTTAGCCATTTCAAAAACATTTCCTTTAGGAACTAAATTTTGCTGTAACGCTTCAATGGTTTCAGGTTTACTTACCGTAACAATAGCAGTTGCTGTTGCGGTGCGTAATGTGTTTATTTTGTGGGTAATGTCTACCATATTATGTAATATTTGTTTTCCATTGGTGAGAATTGTCTTCAAAAATTTCTTTACCAAAAATGGGTACTTTCTTTTTTATAATGTTAACAAGATATTCTGTGGCGGCATATACATCTTTGCTATGTTTGGCAGAAACGAATACAAAAAAACAGAGTTCTCCTGCCTTAACCGTGCCTAAGCTGTGGTAAATATGCATACAGGTTAGGTTAAATGTTTTAAATGCTTTTTCACGTATATCTGCAATCTGTTCTAAAGCCATATCTTCGTAGGCGGTAAAATCTATAGCAGCAACTGTTTTATGGTCTATAACATCTGCACGTACTTGTCCTAAAAAAATATTATGTCCACCAATAGTATGTTTGCTTTGGTGTTTAGCAATAGAATCTGCTATAAAACTAGGTGGTATGGCGCCTTCAATAAAGATATTTTTCATTTTCATTAGTTTGCTTTTAAAGTCAGTTTTTAAAAATAGTTAATCCAAATGCTTTGTTTTATCCGCCTGCAAAAGGAGGTAAAAGTGCAATTTCGTCTTGTAATTGCAGCGTAATATCTTCGGAATCTTGAACGAGTTTGCGGTTTAATGCGACATGAAATGAGTCTGGATTAAACTTGTATTTTATATTTAAATCTTCAAGTAATTCCGATAATTTTACGGCTTTAAAATCAAGTTGCTCTTCATTACATTGGGTGTGTTCGGCTAGCATGCCAAAATATTTTATTGTAATCATTTGTTTTGTTTTTTAGAAACTAATCCTTCGGTAACTTTATTCATTTCGTCTACTTTAGCTTGAAAATCACCTTTTAAGGTTTTTCTGTAGGTGTTTAAGTTTGATACCAATTCAGTAATATCTTCTGGAAGAATTTCTTCAAATAACTGACGTAAACGTTTTGCTGTAGTTGGCGATTTTCCGTTTGTAGAAATGGCGATTTTTACGTGACCTTTGGTGACAATTCCACCTAAATAAAAATCGCATTGGTCTGGTGTGTCTGCAATATTTACAAGAAGATGTTTGGCTTTTGCTTCTTGATTAATTTGAAGATTAACATTTAAATTGTCTGTACAGCCAATAACAAAATGACGTTGTTCTAAATCTGAAATGTCATACGCTTTCTGAATTAAATTTACGTTAGGATGCTGTGCTGCCAAATCTTTAAGTTCGTCTAAAAAATTTATAGAAACCACATCTACATTGGCATTTGGGCTAGATTTTAAAAGAAAACTTAATTTCTCTAAACCAACATTTCCGCCACCTACTATAAGGACGTCTAGCTGATTTACTTTTAAAAATACGGGATATAATTCGTTACGTTCCATGTTATTTTGTTATCGGTTCTATGTCTAAATTTTGATATATAAAATCGTCTTCCATAAATTGTTCATTAAAATAAGTCAGTAAACTTTTATGGCCGTTTACGACTTCTCCGATAATAATAATGGCAGGCGATGAGAGTTGTTTGTCTTGTACTAAATTTATAATATTTGATATGGTGCCAACAGCCTGTTTGGCTTCTTTTTTGGTGCCGTTTTGTATTACAGCTACAGGCATATCAGCCCGTTTGTTCTGTTTGTAAATGGCTACAATTTCGGTAAGTTTAGACATGCCCATTAAAATAACAACTGTGGCTGTAGATTGGGCAGCTAAGGTAATGTCGCTAGAAATTGTACGATTAGAAGTTGTACCTGTAATCACCCAAAAACTCTCAGAAACTTTACGGTGCGTAACAGGAATTCCAACCGAAGCAGGAACGGCTATGGCTGAGGTAATTCCTGGAATAATGGCCGTTTTTATACCAAACCCTTCTAGGTAATCTGTTTCTTCTTTGCCACGACCAAAAACAAAAGGGTCTCCACCTTTTAGTCGTACAACTTTACCGTATTTTTTAGCGTAACTCACTAACAAATCGTTAATCTGGTCTTGTGTGTAACTGTGATTGCCTTTACGTTTTCCTATATATAATTTAACGGCATGTGGTGCATGTTCTAAAATATCTTCATTAACCAAAGCATCGTAGAGTACAGCTTTGGCTTTGTTAAGTGCTTTTACAGCTTTTAAAGTCAGTAAATCTGGGTCTCCTGGACCAGCCCCAACAAGCGTCACTTTAGGTTGAATGTCTGCTTTTTTCATAATTTACGCTGTATTAAAGTTTGTAATTCGGCTTGGGTGTTAATGTTATATAACGCATCAAAATCTCGTGCTGCTACTTGTATGCGATGATACGTAGAAGACTGAATGAGGTGCATTAACTTTAAATGATTCTGCTGAATAGCAACTTCAAAACGTTCTAAATTTTTAGTGCTATACATCCCAATTAAAGGGTAATCTCTAGTACGGTCTGAAACAAAAGCAATGTTAGAATTAATTACTTTTGAATGTATTAAATACCGGTTTATAATATGGGTTGATATCATAGGGATATCGCAACTTAATATTAAATTTTGTTGAGTACTTGTATGTGATAATGCTGTGTGGATACCTCCTACAGGTCCTTTGTTTTTATAAATATCTGCAATCAAAGGATAGTTGTAAACACTATAATCTGTATTTTCTGTAATAAGAAATATCTGATTGGAGATGGGTTTTACGGCCTCTAAAATCCATTCTATAAACGGTTTGTTTTTAAACACAACTAGTCCTTTCTCTGTTTGCATACGAGAACTTTTTCCGCCACAAAGAATATAAACAGATATGTGTTTTTGTATATTCATTAAAACATAAATAATTTAATAGATGCTAAGACCAGTACAAGTGATAGCATATAGGTTAACTTAACATTTGAAAATTTCTGACTACCATATATAGCACCTAATGTACCGCCAACTAATGCAAAAGGAATGAGGTAGAAGGATTCCGTTGGGAAACTGTCGTTTTTTAAAAGAAAACCAACAATACCTGAGAGAGAATTTACAAATATAAATAGTGCAGAAACGGCTGCCGATTCTTTTGTAGTTCCCCAAGCTAAAAGTAAAATTATCGGACTTAATATGATGCCACCTCCAATACCAATCATACCTGAAAACAACCCAATGCCACAGCCAATAACTAATGCAAGGGGCAGGTTTACAGATTTTAGCGTGGTTTGCTCTTTACCAAAAACACCCAAAATACGTAAGACAGCAATGATTAAAAATGCACCTAAAATTTGCTTGTATAAAGTAGTATTAATGGTAAGGTAACCACCAATAAACGCAGCCGGGATAGAAGTTATGGCAAACGGATAAAATAGATTCCATTTAAAATGCTTATTCTTTTTAAAATACCAGAATGAAATACCACTCACAAAAATATTAAGCAAAAGCGCAGTCGGTTTAATTATAGCAATAGGAAATGTAAATAAAGCCATTAATGCTAAGTAACCACTAGCACCACCATGTCCTACCGAAGCGTATAAAAAGGAAATACACACCAGGATGACAGCAAATATTATAAATACATTTGTGCTAAGAAATTCCATTAGTCTCGGGCTTAAATTCGTTGTTTAAAAAGGTTTCACATTTGGTGTTTAATTGTTCAAATTCTGTAATTAGCTGTTTCCCATAAGGCGTTAAAGTGGAGCTACCACCAGATTTTCCTCCAATAGATTTAACTAATATAGGTTGGTCTGCCAATTGTTC is a window of Formosa sediminum DNA encoding:
- a CDS encoding molybdenum cofactor biosynthesis protein MoaE, whose translation is MKNIFIEGAIPPSFIADSIAKHQSKHTIGGHNIFLGQVRADVIDHKTVAAIDFTAYEDMALEQIADIREKAFKTFNLTCMHIYHSLGTVKAGELCFFVFVSAKHSKDVYAATEYLVNIIKKKVPIFGKEIFEDNSHQWKTNIT
- a CDS encoding MoaD/ThiS family protein; this translates as MITIKYFGMLAEHTQCNEEQLDFKAVKLSELLEDLNIKYKFNPDSFHVALNRKLVQDSEDITLQLQDEIALLPPFAGG
- a CDS encoding precorrin-2 dehydrogenase/sirohydrochlorin ferrochelatase family protein codes for the protein MERNELYPVFLKVNQLDVLIVGGGNVGLEKLSFLLKSSPNANVDVVSINFLDELKDLAAQHPNVNLIQKAYDISDLEQRHFVIGCTDNLNVNLQINQEAKAKHLLVNIADTPDQCDFYLGGIVTKGHVKIAISTNGKSPTTAKRLRQLFEEILPEDITELVSNLNTYRKTLKGDFQAKVDEMNKVTEGLVSKKQNK
- the cobA gene encoding uroporphyrinogen-III C-methyltransferase: MKKADIQPKVTLVGAGPGDPDLLTLKAVKALNKAKAVLYDALVNEDILEHAPHAVKLYIGKRKGNHSYTQDQINDLLVSYAKKYGKVVRLKGGDPFVFGRGKEETDYLEGFGIKTAIIPGITSAIAVPASVGIPVTHRKVSESFWVITGTTSNRTISSDITLAAQSTATVVILMGMSKLTEIVAIYKQNKRADMPVAVIQNGTKKEAKQAVGTISNIINLVQDKQLSSPAIIIIGEVVNGHKSLLTYFNEQFMEDDFIYQNLDIEPITK
- a CDS encoding molybdenum cofactor guanylyltransferase; the protein is MNIQKHISVYILCGGKSSRMQTEKGLVVFKNKPFIEWILEAVKPISNQIFLITENTDYSVYNYPLIADIYKNKGPVGGIHTALSHTSTQQNLILSCDIPMISTHIINRYLIHSKVINSNIAFVSDRTRDYPLIGMYSTKNLERFEVAIQQNHLKLMHLIQSSTYHRIQVAARDFDALYNINTQAELQTLIQRKL
- a CDS encoding sulfite exporter TauE/SafE family protein, with product MEFLSTNVFIIFAVILVCISFLYASVGHGGASGYLALMALFTFPIAIIKPTALLLNIFVSGISFWYFKKNKHFKWNLFYPFAITSIPAAFIGGYLTINTTLYKQILGAFLIIAVLRILGVFGKEQTTLKSVNLPLALVIGCGIGLFSGMIGIGGGIILSPIILLLAWGTTKESAAVSALFIFVNSLSGIVGFLLKNDSFPTESFYLIPFALVGGTLGAIYGSQKFSNVKLTYMLSLVLVLASIKLFMF
- a CDS encoding winged helix-turn-helix domain-containing protein gives rise to the protein MEIKSRIWIEKDGKPFLGYGKIALLKKIESKHSITAAAKALNMSYKKAWTLIRDIEQLADQPILVKSIGGKSGGSSTLTPYGKQLITEFEQLNTKCETFLNNEFKPETNGIS